A single Phoenix dactylifera cultivar Barhee BC4 chromosome 1, palm_55x_up_171113_PBpolish2nd_filt_p, whole genome shotgun sequence DNA region contains:
- the LOC103721447 gene encoding mitochondrial amidoxime reducing component 2-like yields MEKAASMLASFLGGVGSPEPPTATVSSIFIYPIKSCRGISVPQAPITSTGFRWDRQWVVVNSSGRAYTQRVEPKLALVEVEMPADSFNEDWEPTENSYLVIRAPGMDTLKVPLNRKCAVIHGISVWEWSGSAFDEGSEASEWFSNYLGKPSRLVRFNATSEIRAVDPKYAQGHQIMFSDLYPFLLISQGSLNTLNELLKEPLSINRFRPNILVDGCNPFSEDLWKVIKLNKLTFQGVKLCSRCKVPTINQENGIAGVEPTEILMKFRSDHALHLKGKPQGKVYFGQNLICTESLSAQGKGKIVKVGDPVYVLEKVSSAADAAV; encoded by the exons ATGGAGAAGGCCGCCTCCATGCTTGCCTCCTTTTTGGGGGGCGTTGGCTCGCCGGAGCCGCCCACCGCCACCGTttcctccatcttcatctaCCCGATCAAGTCTTGCCGGGGAATCTCTGTCCCTCAAGCCCCCATCACCTCCACTG GATTTCGATGGGATCGGCAGTGGGTGGTTGTAAATTCCAGCGGGAGGGCATATACTCAAAGAGTTGAACCAAAGCTTGCATTGGTTGAGGTAGAGATGCCAGCTGATTCCTTTAATGAAGATTGGGAACCAACAGAGAACTCATATTTGG TCATAAGGGCCCCAGGGATGGATACATTGAAGGTTCCTCTGAACAGGAAATGTGCTGTAATTCATGGCATCTCTGTATGGGAGTGGTCTGGTTCTGCATTTGATGAAGGATCTGAAGCATCTGAATGGTTTTCAAATTATCTTGGGAAGCCAAGCCGTCTAGTGCGCTTTAATGCTA CTTCAGAAATTAGAGCAGTAGATCCTAAATATGCTCAGGGACACCAAATCATGTTTTCTGATCTATATCCATTCTTGTTGATATCCCAG GGTTCTCTGAATACACTAAATGAACTTCTTAAAGAACCACTATCAATTAATCGATTCAGACCAAA TATTCTTGTTGATGGATGTAATCCATTTTCAGAGGATTTGTGGAAAGTAATAAAGTTAAACAAGTTAACATTTCAAGGTGTTAAGCTATGCTCGCGTTGTAAG GTACCAACTATCAATCAAGAAAATGGAATTGCTGGTGTTGAGCCAACTGAAATTCTCATGAAGTTCCGGTCAGACCATGCTTTGCACCTGAAAGGGAAACCACAGGGGAAG GTGTACTTCGGGCAAAATTTAATCTGCACAGAATCCCTTTCTGCACAAGGCAAAGGCAAGATTGTTAAGGTTGGAGATCCAGTTTATGTTCTTGAAAAGGTCTCTTCTGCTGCTGATGCAGCAGTTTGA